A stretch of DNA from Desulfosarcina ovata subsp. ovata:
CCTGACCGAAGAGCGCCGCAAGGAGCTGGTCAAGGTGGTCAGCAAGATGTGTGAAGAACACAAGGTCGCCACCCGCAATATTCGACGCGACGCCAATGACCTGCTCAAAGGTTTCAAGAAAGACGGCGACATCGCCGAAGACGATGCCTTCAAGGCCCAGGATCAAGTTCAGAAAATCACCGACGAGTATATCGCCAAGATCGACGAGATATACAAAAGCAAAGAGAAGGAAATCCTTGAATTTTAGTTCATCCTCTTCGATGCGGAATGAACTCGACCCTGATCGGATGCCCAGACACGTTGCCATCATTATGGATGGCAATGGCCGCTGGGCCAAAAAACGCCTGCTTAACCGCATCAACGGGCATGAAAAGGGGGCGGAAGCCGTACGGACCGTCGTGCGCACCGCCCGCCGCCTCAATATCGACGCACTCACCCTTTACGCCTTTTCCACCGAAAACTGGCAGCGTCCCCAGTCCGAAATTTCAGGCCTGATGCTGCTCCTGCGCCGTTTTCTGGAGTCTGAACGGCAAACGCTGATCGACAAACAGATCCGGCTGAACACCATTGGCGAGACCGACCGGCTGCCGGACGCGGTTCGCGACAAATTGCTTGCCGTGATCGACGAGACCGCGGAAAACACCAAAATGACCCTGACCCTGGCGCTTAGTTACGGGGCGCGCACGGAAATCGTCCACATGGCCAGGCAGATCGCCGCCGCCGCAAAATTTGGTACCATCGATCCGGATGCGGTGACGGAGCAGATCGTTGCCGACCACCTCTATACCCGTGGACTGCCCGATCCGGACCTGTTGATTCGTACCAGCGGTGAACAGCGACTGAGCAATTTTCTGCTTTGGCAGATCGCCTACGCGGAGCTGGTTTTCACCCCCACGCTGTGGCCCGATTTCGGCGAGGCGGAGTTTATCCGGATTTTAAGCGATTACCAGAACCGGGAACGCCGTTTCGGCGGGGTCCTCTCACCCTAAACCGGAGTTCAGAGGCTCCAGGAACGCCCATGCACCTGAAACGCTGGATCACCGGAATCGTTGCCGTTCCCATTGTCTACCTGCTGGTCGCTGCCGGTGGACCTGTTTTTCTCCTGCTGATCGCCGCCGTGTCGGCGCTGACCCTCTGGGAGTACTACCAGGCCGTTTTTCCGCCTCCGAACAAAGGGCTGCGTCAGGTCATGGTTGTTCTCGGGCTCTGTCTGGCACCGGTCATCGTCGTGGCCGTACAGCGCTGGGGCCTGACTCCGCTGCCCCTGATCCTGGCGGTGGATCTGGTCGTGGTGGCCGGATTGACCTTGCCCATTTTCAAAAATGACTCGCAGG
This window harbors:
- a CDS encoding isoprenyl transferase, which gives rise to MRNELDPDRMPRHVAIIMDGNGRWAKKRLLNRINGHEKGAEAVRTVVRTARRLNIDALTLYAFSTENWQRPQSEISGLMLLLRRFLESERQTLIDKQIRLNTIGETDRLPDAVRDKLLAVIDETAENTKMTLTLALSYGARTEIVHMARQIAAAAKFGTIDPDAVTEQIVADHLYTRGLPDPDLLIRTSGEQRLSNFLLWQIAYAELVFTPTLWPDFGEAEFIRILSDYQNRERRFGGVLSP